The Spirochaetota bacterium genome has a segment encoding these proteins:
- a CDS encoding alpha-hydroxy-acid oxidizing protein: MALTKPLIKELQLKKTIMIIGGGLLQMPVILTAKKMGLQVIVTDYNPNALGMKDADIPIVMSTRDIEGSVRVAKAQNELTSISGVLTVGTDASMAVAAVANALNLPGIKFEDAEAATNKIKMRMRFKEHGVPSPNFLPVWSLSDAKKAGKILKFPVVIKPSDNMGARGVMRIENFNQLPDAFKFSKSASPSGELIMEEFMEGPELSLDAIIYNGEITFTGVADRIIEYPPFFIETGHNMPSSLSREIQDSACNVMKLGIHALGLDIGAAKGDIKITKDGPMIGELAARLSGGFMSAYTFPYSSGVDLMKAAVEVALGQEPGNLEPVINRFCIERAIITKPGIVKKISGLEEALKVPGIKEIFLNVKPGDKVIQPRSNVEKAGHIISVGKTLAEAVQHYEQCRDIIKFDMIEESEISMETIHISAKEKFKKICYVCKNCDGRDCPTGVPGMGGTGTGESFRRNIASLKKYKINTRLIHDVTQPDTTSAFMNRKLSLPVLAAPITGTVTNMAGAIDELDYNRAVIDGCLKAGTIAFVGDGATPDKYKIGLQAITESSGMGIPIFKPRSDNKDIIMRIKAAEKAGAMAVGMDIDAVVFKTMAMKNQSVGPKSFSELKDLISSTKLPFILKGIMNVKDAAAAVEAGANGIIVSNHGGRVLDEMMGSMDVLDEIVREVKHNLTIMVDGGFREGVDILKALAVGATAILIGRPIAIAAVGMGAEGVSFYLNHLKKDLEKAMILTGCQTIGDITPDIIKSI; the protein is encoded by the coding sequence ATGGCATTAACAAAACCACTGATTAAGGAGCTCCAATTGAAAAAGACAATTATGATTATCGGCGGCGGACTACTCCAGATGCCGGTGATTCTGACAGCAAAAAAGATGGGCCTTCAGGTCATTGTGACCGATTACAATCCCAATGCCCTCGGCATGAAGGATGCCGACATTCCCATCGTCATGAGCACCCGCGATATAGAAGGATCCGTACGGGTCGCCAAGGCGCAGAATGAGCTGACCTCCATCAGCGGTGTCCTCACCGTGGGGACCGACGCCTCCATGGCCGTGGCGGCTGTAGCCAACGCTCTAAACCTACCCGGTATCAAGTTTGAGGATGCGGAGGCTGCCACCAATAAGATAAAAATGCGCATGCGCTTCAAGGAGCATGGCGTACCCTCGCCGAATTTTCTTCCCGTATGGTCTTTATCTGACGCGAAAAAAGCCGGAAAGATTCTAAAATTCCCCGTCGTCATTAAGCCATCGGACAACATGGGCGCCCGCGGGGTCATGCGCATTGAAAACTTTAACCAGCTGCCGGATGCCTTCAAATTTTCAAAGAGCGCGTCCCCGAGCGGCGAACTCATCATGGAAGAATTCATGGAAGGCCCCGAGCTTTCACTCGATGCCATTATCTACAATGGTGAGATCACCTTCACCGGCGTGGCTGACCGAATCATTGAATACCCGCCTTTCTTTATCGAAACTGGCCATAATATGCCTTCAAGCCTGTCCAGGGAAATCCAGGACTCCGCCTGTAATGTCATGAAGCTCGGCATCCACGCACTGGGCCTGGATATCGGCGCCGCCAAGGGCGACATCAAAATTACAAAAGACGGGCCCATGATCGGGGAGCTCGCCGCCAGGCTCTCTGGCGGTTTCATGTCCGCCTATACCTTTCCCTACTCGTCCGGCGTCGATTTAATGAAGGCAGCCGTTGAAGTTGCCCTTGGCCAGGAACCGGGCAACCTGGAGCCTGTTATTAACCGGTTCTGCATTGAGCGCGCCATCATTACCAAGCCCGGCATCGTCAAAAAAATTTCCGGCCTCGAAGAAGCGCTGAAGGTTCCCGGCATCAAGGAGATTTTTCTCAACGTAAAGCCGGGGGACAAGGTCATACAGCCCCGGTCGAATGTTGAGAAGGCCGGTCATATCATCTCCGTCGGCAAGACCCTCGCTGAAGCCGTACAGCACTATGAGCAGTGCCGTGATATCATAAAATTCGACATGATCGAGGAATCTGAAATCTCGATGGAGACCATACATATATCCGCAAAGGAAAAGTTCAAAAAGATATGCTATGTCTGCAAAAACTGCGACGGCCGGGACTGTCCTACCGGCGTCCCCGGCATGGGAGGGACCGGCACCGGTGAGTCTTTTCGCAGGAATATCGCGTCGCTGAAAAAGTATAAGATCAACACCAGGCTCATCCATGATGTCACGCAGCCTGACACGACATCCGCGTTCATGAACCGGAAGCTGTCCCTTCCGGTGCTGGCCGCTCCCATCACGGGGACCGTGACCAACATGGCCGGCGCCATCGACGAGCTCGATTATAACCGCGCCGTGATCGACGGATGTTTGAAAGCCGGCACCATTGCCTTCGTCGGCGACGGCGCCACTCCGGACAAGTACAAGATCGGCTTGCAGGCCATTACAGAATCGAGCGGCATGGGAATACCCATTTTCAAGCCCCGCAGCGACAATAAAGACATCATCATGCGCATAAAGGCGGCGGAAAAAGCCGGGGCCATGGCCGTGGGAATGGACATTGACGCCGTGGTATTCAAAACCATGGCCATGAAAAATCAATCTGTAGGTCCCAAAAGCTTCTCAGAGTTGAAGGACCTCATATCTTCCACGAAGCTCCCCTTTATACTTAAAGGCATCATGAACGTGAAAGACGCAGCCGCGGCTGTTGAAGCGGGCGCCAATGGCATCATAGTATCCAACCACGGGGGACGAGTTCTGGACGAGATGATGGGATCCATGGATGTCCTCGATGAAATAGTGCGCGAGGTGAAGCACAACCTGACGATAATGGTGGACGGCGGGTTCCGGGAAGGTGTCGATATACTTAAGGCACTTGCCGTGGGAGCGACCGCAATTCTCATCGGCCGCCCCATAGCCATTGCAGCCGTCGGCATGGGCGCTGAAGGGGTATCATTCTACCTCAATCACCTGAAAAAAGACCTTGAAAAGGCCATGATCCTGACGGGGTGTCAGACCATCGGAGACATCACCCCTGATATAATCAAATCGATCTGA
- the glpX gene encoding class II fructose-bisphosphatase, with protein sequence MDRNLTIEAVRLTEAAALYASRHMGKGDEELSYHTAAEAMNRVFSTMDIDGEVVIGADSSDTALHDGALVGSKTGGAVDLAVKPLDGKMTCARGGHNAVSVAAVGTKMTFMRTPSFHMDKIAVGKEAKNLVDINQPPAINIKRVARAKGKYIEDITVCVLDRKSNEHLVKEIRQTGAKIKLIRDGDISGAVATAFPESYIDILMGIGGAKEAILAAAALKCMEGDMQTRYVDLSGKEKEQIREYGITDPDGIFTISEMIRGDEVIVSLTGVTDGVLLPGVQYISGGAKTSSILFRQKTHTLRYINAIHQFDYKPIF encoded by the coding sequence ATGGATCGCAATCTTACCATCGAAGCAGTTCGCCTGACGGAAGCCGCGGCTCTCTATGCCAGCAGGCACATGGGGAAGGGTGATGAGGAATTGTCGTATCATACCGCTGCTGAAGCGATGAACAGGGTCTTTTCCACCATGGATATTGACGGGGAGGTGGTAATAGGCGCCGATAGTTCCGATACGGCCCTCCATGACGGCGCCTTGGTGGGGAGCAAGACCGGCGGGGCAGTCGACCTTGCCGTGAAGCCCCTTGACGGAAAAATGACCTGCGCCCGGGGCGGTCACAACGCCGTGTCAGTGGCGGCAGTTGGAACCAAGATGACGTTCATGCGCACCCCTTCCTTTCATATGGACAAGATCGCCGTTGGGAAGGAAGCGAAAAACCTGGTTGATATCAATCAACCTCCGGCGATCAATATAAAGCGGGTGGCCCGGGCCAAGGGCAAGTATATAGAGGACATAACCGTGTGCGTCCTTGATCGTAAAAGCAACGAACATCTGGTCAAGGAAATCCGTCAGACCGGGGCGAAGATCAAGCTGATTCGCGACGGCGACATAAGCGGAGCGGTCGCGACGGCCTTCCCGGAAAGTTATATCGATATACTTATGGGGATAGGCGGCGCAAAGGAGGCAATCCTCGCGGCGGCTGCGTTAAAGTGCATGGAGGGGGACATGCAGACACGCTATGTCGATCTGAGCGGCAAGGAAAAGGAACAGATCAGGGAATACGGCATTACCGATCCCGACGGAATATTCACGATTTCCGAAATGATCAGAGGAGACGAGGTCATTGTCTCCCTGACCGGCGTCACCGACGGAGTCCTTCTGCCAGGCGTGCAGTATATTTCGGGCGGAGCGAAAACGAGCTCCATCCTGTTCCGCCAGAAAACACACACCCTGCGTTATATAAACGCGATTCACCAGTTCGACTATAAGCCTATATTTTAG
- a CDS encoding SpoIIE family protein phosphatase — protein sequence MSLAELLKSIMDAAKELLQSEGCSLLLADQKTGDLIFDVVIGDKGDIIRGERVPKGKGIAGIVAGTLDPIIVDDAHNDDRWYHDIDQKFHFNTRNLLCVPMQVKGDFVGVLEIVNSIGRGRYDEHDLEQARYIANQAAIAINNRRLYDELTNRINELTALYEVAQAISLSGPDNDIIDNICSSLAKSMMVRRVSIIFFDEKEGRLAIESAFGLPPSVVNSHDISLNGSIAGHVFRSGDPMMVSDIRKEIPNEMISGDRGYTTDSFISVPILYKNNTIGVLSCADKINGKNFDSFDLRIVMTVCSQVSQVYNNILNQRVAETQRLLSRDIDIAAEIQRKILRGIPNEFGRHVLSVFNKPARSVGGDFYDFSRLNENKYSILVADISGKGIPAALFMGSALNVVRAELRVDSSPSGLLKNANRYIFKDSEYGMFVTLFYAVIDAHNNLITYASAGHNDQMLVRARTREIIMLNAEGKALGLADEESFEERVILYEPGDLLVLFTDGVTESFGGDRMDIENGERRLAEIALRFIDAGPREFIGYLKEYFHSISKNVDLIDDITLIAIQF from the coding sequence ATGTCTCTCGCAGAGTTGCTGAAATCGATCATGGATGCGGCCAAGGAACTGCTGCAATCTGAAGGGTGCTCGCTTCTTCTGGCGGATCAGAAAACCGGCGATCTTATCTTTGACGTGGTCATCGGCGACAAGGGGGATATCATCCGGGGGGAGCGCGTGCCGAAGGGGAAGGGGATCGCCGGGATTGTGGCGGGGACGCTGGATCCCATCATAGTGGATGACGCCCACAATGACGACCGGTGGTATCATGATATCGACCAGAAATTCCATTTCAATACCAGGAACCTCCTCTGCGTGCCGATGCAGGTCAAGGGGGATTTTGTCGGGGTGCTGGAGATCGTGAACTCTATCGGACGCGGGCGCTATGACGAGCATGACCTGGAACAGGCCAGGTATATAGCCAACCAGGCGGCGATCGCCATCAATAACCGCCGCCTCTATGACGAGCTTACCAACAGGATCAACGAGCTGACCGCCCTGTACGAGGTGGCCCAGGCAATATCCCTTTCGGGGCCGGATAATGATATAATAGACAATATCTGCTCATCCCTTGCCAAGTCCATGATGGTGCGACGGGTCTCCATCATATTTTTCGATGAAAAAGAGGGCCGCCTTGCCATTGAATCCGCCTTCGGGCTTCCACCGTCGGTGGTCAATTCCCATGATATCAGCCTGAACGGGTCCATCGCCGGCCATGTTTTCAGGAGCGGCGACCCGATGATGGTTTCCGATATCAGGAAGGAGATCCCCAATGAAATGATCTCCGGCGATCGCGGCTATACGACCGATTCCTTCATCTCGGTCCCGATCCTGTACAAGAATAACACCATCGGCGTACTTTCCTGCGCGGACAAGATCAACGGCAAGAATTTTGACTCTTTTGACCTGCGGATCGTGATGACGGTATGCAGCCAGGTATCTCAGGTTTACAACAATATACTGAATCAGAGGGTCGCCGAAACGCAGCGGTTACTGTCCCGCGACATCGATATTGCGGCTGAGATCCAGAGAAAGATTCTCAGGGGTATTCCAAATGAGTTCGGGAGGCACGTCCTGTCGGTTTTTAACAAGCCGGCGCGGTCCGTGGGCGGCGATTTCTATGATTTTTCCAGGTTGAACGAGAATAAGTATTCTATATTGGTTGCCGACATATCGGGGAAAGGGATTCCCGCCGCCCTCTTCATGGGATCGGCGCTGAACGTGGTTCGGGCCGAGCTGCGGGTTGACAGCTCGCCCTCTGGATTGCTGAAAAACGCGAACCGGTACATATTCAAGGATTCTGAGTATGGCATGTTCGTAACGCTTTTTTATGCCGTGATCGACGCCCACAACAACCTGATCACCTATGCCAGCGCGGGACACAACGACCAGATGCTGGTGAGGGCCAGGACGCGGGAAATAATCATGCTGAACGCCGAAGGGAAGGCCCTCGGCCTCGCCGATGAGGAGAGCTTTGAAGAGCGGGTTATACTATATGAACCGGGTGACCTGCTGGTCCTTTTCACCGATGGCGTTACGGAAAGCTTCGGCGGCGATCGGATGGATATAGAAAACGGAGAGCGGCGCCTCGCTGAGATCGCCCTTCGGTTTATTGATGCCGGTCCCCGGGAGTTCATTGGTTACTTGAAAGAATATTTTCACTCGATAAGCAAGAATGTTGATTTAATTGACGATATTACCCTTATCGCAATACAATTTTAA